The DNA window TGCTGCGAAAATTGCTGTAGGATTAACTTTGGACGAAATGATGAACCCGGTAACAGAGAAAACTTACGCATGCTTTGAACCAGCACTAGACTATATTGTTGCAAAAATTCCAAGATGGCCATTTGATAAATTTGAATCTGCTAAACGTAATCTTGGCACACAAATGAAAGCAACTGGTGAGGTAATGTCTCTAGGACGTACATTTGAAGAAGCGATTCTAAAATCAGTTCGTTCACTAGAAACAGGACACTTCCATATCGAAATGAAAAATAATGAATCGATAACAGACGAGTGGATGGAAAAACGTATCCGCCGTGCAGGTGATGAGCGTTTATTCTTCATTGGTGAAGCACTTCGTAGAGGTGTGTCTGTAGAGCAAATCCATGAGTGGAGTCAAATTGATGTATTTTTCTTAAATAAACTTCAAAACATCGTGAACTACGAGGAAGTAATTCAAGCCAATCCTTTTGACAAAGAAGTATTATACAAAGCAAAACGAATGGGCTTCGCAGATAAAACAATCGCGAAATATTGGAATGTAAAAGAAATCGAAGTGTATAACTATAAAAAAGAACATGGCATTGTACCAGTATACAAAATGGTCGATACTTGTGCAGGAGAGTTCGAATCAGAAACTCCATACTTCTATGGAACGTATGAAGAAGAAAACGAATCCATTCGTACAGACAAAGAAAGTGTTATTGTGCTAGGTTCTGGCCCGATCCGTATTGGACAAGGGGTAGAATTTGACTATGCAACCGTACATTCTGTATGGGCAATCAAAGAAGCAGGATATGAAGCGATTATTATCAATAATAACCCTGAAACAGTTTCAACGGATTTCTCCATTTCAGATAAACTTTACTTTGAGCCACTAACACTCGAAGATGTGATGCATATTGTAGACTTGGAGCAGCCAAAGGGAGTAGTTGTACAATTCGGAGGACAAACGGCAATTAATCTTGCTGCAGGACTCGAAGAAAGAGGCGTAAAAATTCTAGGTACCACACTAGAAGATATCGACCGTGCAGAAAATCGTAACAAATTCGAAGCTGCATTACATGAAATCGATATTCCTCAGCCACTTGGAAAAACAGCAGTATCTGTTGATGAAGCAGTTGTTATTGCTAATGAAATCGGTTATCCAGTATTAGTAAGACCATCTTACGTACTTGGTGGTCGTGCAATGCAAATCGTCTATAACGAAGATGAGATTAAACATTATATGGAGAATGCTGTTGAAGCAAGTCCGGAAAAACCAGTGTTAATCGATCGTTATTTAACAGGAACAGAAATTGAAGTAGATGCAATTTGTGACGGTGAAAATGTATTGATTCCTGGAATTATGGAACATATCGAACGCGCTGGAGTTCACTCTGGTGACTCAATTGCTGTGTATCCACCACAAAAATTAGCACAGAAACATATTGATACACTTGTGGATTACACTACTCGCCTTGCAAAAGGATTGAAAATTGTAGGATTAATGAACATTCAATACGTTATCTCTAAAGATGAAGTATTTGTAATTGAAGTAAATCCACGTTCAAGCCGTACAGTACCATTTTTAAGTAAAATTACATCGATTCCAATGGCGAACATTGCTACAAAAGCAATTCTAGGACAATCGATTGTAGAGCAAGGGTACACGCCAGGACTTGCTCCAAATAGTCCGGGAGTTTACGTAAAAGTTCCCGTATTCAGTTTTGCGAAACTTCGCCGAGTGGACATTACGCTTGGACCAGAGATGAAGTCAACTGGGGAAGTAATGGGGAAAGACATTACTTTAGAAAAAGCATTATATAAAGGCTTAGTTGCTG is part of the Psychrobacillus sp. FSL H8-0483 genome and encodes:
- the carB gene encoding carbamoyl-phosphate synthase large subunit; its protein translation is MPKRKDIETILVIGSGPIVIGQAAEFDYAGTQACISLREEGYRVILVNSNPATIMTDTEIADKVYIEPITLPFVSKIIRKERPDAILPTLGGQTGLNMAIELDKSGILDELGIEILGTKLEAIHKAEDRDLFRTLMNELNEPVPESDIIHNLDEAKAFVEKIGYPVIVRPAFTLGGTGGGICHNDADLLEIVTSGLKYSPVTQCLLEKSIAGYKEIEYEVMRDSADNAIVVCNMENVDAVGIHTGDSIVVAPTQTLSDRENQMLRNVSLKIIRALKIEGGCNVQLALDPHSFNYYIIEVNPRVSRSSALASKATGYPIAKLAAKIAVGLTLDEMMNPVTEKTYACFEPALDYIVAKIPRWPFDKFESAKRNLGTQMKATGEVMSLGRTFEEAILKSVRSLETGHFHIEMKNNESITDEWMEKRIRRAGDERLFFIGEALRRGVSVEQIHEWSQIDVFFLNKLQNIVNYEEVIQANPFDKEVLYKAKRMGFADKTIAKYWNVKEIEVYNYKKEHGIVPVYKMVDTCAGEFESETPYFYGTYEEENESIRTDKESVIVLGSGPIRIGQGVEFDYATVHSVWAIKEAGYEAIIINNNPETVSTDFSISDKLYFEPLTLEDVMHIVDLEQPKGVVVQFGGQTAINLAAGLEERGVKILGTTLEDIDRAENRNKFEAALHEIDIPQPLGKTAVSVDEAVVIANEIGYPVLVRPSYVLGGRAMQIVYNEDEIKHYMENAVEASPEKPVLIDRYLTGTEIEVDAICDGENVLIPGIMEHIERAGVHSGDSIAVYPPQKLAQKHIDTLVDYTTRLAKGLKIVGLMNIQYVISKDEVFVIEVNPRSSRTVPFLSKITSIPMANIATKAILGQSIVEQGYTPGLAPNSPGVYVKVPVFSFAKLRRVDITLGPEMKSTGEVMGKDITLEKALYKGLVAAGMEIKDHGSVLMTISDKDKEEATEIAKRFNNIGFRIIATQGTAQAIQKAGIPVDIVDKIGSKGTTLLDVIQKGDAQFVINTLTKGMQPESDGFRIRRESVENGIPCLTSLDTAEAMLRVIESMTFSTETMKHQEVRA